From the genome of Nocardia sp. NBC_01503, one region includes:
- a CDS encoding O-methyltransferase — protein MGGKGIGATLRGRGNQLLSMARLAIGLRRFERTGQVGDGREAAAREYVLTHATAGDPDSVLATIDEFARTRSMLVNVGDEKGLLLDAAVRKTRPKLLLELGTYCGYSAVRIGRLLDSGARLVSVEFSAANAEVARAIIAHAGLSDRVTVLVGTIGDGGETMHRLALDHGFDSGTVDLIFLDHAKEAYLADLRTILAAGWLRAGTMVVADNVRVPGVPDYRAYMRTEEGTSWRTVEHDTHVEYQSILKDLVLESEYLG, from the coding sequence ATGGGCGGCAAGGGGATCGGGGCGACGCTTCGAGGTCGCGGGAATCAGCTGTTGTCCATGGCCCGACTCGCCATTGGGCTGCGGAGGTTCGAACGTACGGGACAGGTCGGGGATGGACGTGAGGCCGCAGCCCGGGAGTATGTGCTCACGCACGCGACGGCCGGTGACCCCGACAGCGTGCTCGCCACGATCGACGAATTCGCGCGCACGCGCAGCATGCTGGTGAATGTCGGCGATGAGAAGGGCCTGCTGCTGGACGCGGCGGTGCGCAAGACGCGGCCGAAGCTGCTACTGGAGTTGGGAACCTACTGCGGGTACAGCGCGGTGCGGATCGGACGGCTGCTGGATTCGGGCGCGCGGCTGGTGTCGGTGGAGTTCAGTGCCGCCAATGCCGAAGTAGCGCGGGCGATCATCGCGCACGCGGGCCTGTCCGATCGGGTGACCGTGCTGGTCGGGACCATCGGCGACGGCGGGGAGACCATGCACCGGCTCGCGCTGGATCACGGATTCGACTCCGGCACGGTCGATCTGATCTTCCTCGATCACGCCAAGGAGGCGTACCTGGCGGATCTGAGGACGATCCTCGCGGCCGGTTGGCTGCGCGCGGGAACCATGGTGGTCGCGGACAATGTGCGCGTGCCCGGCGTCCCCGACTATCGCGCCTATATGAGGACCGAGGAGGGTACGAGCTGGCGGACCGTCGAGCACGACACCCATGTGGAGTATCAGTCCATCCTGAAGGATCTCGTGCTCGAATCCGAGTATCTGGGCTGA
- a CDS encoding acyl-CoA dehydrogenase family protein has translation MARPAWSDDEVEAVRGLASTFFEKEVIPHEEKFIEQGHPDRALYNRAGELGLLCAAIPAEYGGGGGTFAHEAAIIEAQAHLGDGALGMSVHSSIIAPYIHQFGSEELKRRVLPKAASGEMLLSIGMTEPGTGSDLQNIKTRAVREGDEYVITGSKIFISNGWLCDGIILAVKTDPTQGASGVSLIFAEVGDDTPGFTRGRILSKIGGKGQDTAELFFDGLRVPASNLLGEAEGQGFYQMMQMLAQERLVTAILAVAMTEKAVELTVEYTKGRQAFGKPLFAMQNTKFELAECATIARVGRVFLDDCIGKHLRGELDIPTAAMSKYWLTDQLGNVVDRCLQFFGGYGYMTEYPIAQLYTGARVLRILAGANEVMKDLIARSL, from the coding sequence ATGGCACGCCCCGCATGGAGCGACGACGAGGTCGAAGCGGTACGAGGACTGGCGAGCACCTTCTTCGAGAAGGAGGTGATCCCGCACGAGGAGAAGTTCATCGAACAGGGCCATCCCGACCGCGCCCTGTACAACCGGGCCGGTGAACTCGGGCTGCTGTGCGCGGCCATTCCGGCCGAATACGGTGGTGGCGGCGGCACATTCGCGCATGAGGCCGCGATCATCGAGGCGCAGGCGCATCTGGGTGACGGCGCACTGGGCATGTCGGTGCACTCCTCGATCATCGCGCCCTACATCCACCAGTTCGGCTCCGAGGAGCTCAAGCGCCGTGTGCTGCCCAAGGCCGCCAGCGGGGAGATGCTGCTCTCGATCGGTATGACCGAACCCGGTACCGGTTCGGATCTGCAGAACATCAAGACCCGCGCGGTGCGCGAGGGCGATGAGTACGTCATCACCGGGTCGAAGATCTTCATCTCCAACGGCTGGCTGTGCGATGGCATCATCCTGGCCGTGAAGACCGACCCCACCCAGGGGGCCTCGGGTGTCTCGCTGATCTTCGCCGAGGTCGGTGACGACACCCCGGGATTCACCCGCGGTCGCATCCTGTCCAAGATCGGTGGCAAGGGGCAGGACACCGCCGAGCTGTTCTTCGACGGCCTGCGGGTGCCCGCCTCGAATCTGCTGGGCGAAGCCGAGGGTCAGGGCTTCTATCAAATGATGCAGATGCTCGCCCAGGAGCGCCTGGTCACCGCGATTCTGGCGGTGGCCATGACCGAGAAGGCGGTGGAGCTCACCGTCGAGTACACCAAGGGCCGTCAGGCTTTCGGCAAACCGCTCTTCGCCATGCAGAACACCAAGTTCGAGCTCGCCGAGTGCGCCACCATCGCCAGGGTCGGGCGCGTTTTCCTGGATGACTGCATCGGTAAACACCTGCGCGGTGAACTGGACATTCCCACCGCTGCCATGTCGAAGTACTGGTTGACCGACCAACTCGGTAATGTGGTGGATCGCTGCCTGCAGTTCTTCGGCGGCTATGGCTACATGACCGAATATCCGATTGCGCAGTTGTACACCGGCGCGAGGGTCCTGCGGATCCTCGCAGGTGCCAACGAGGTGATGAAGGACCTCATTGCCCGCTCACTCTGA
- a CDS encoding TetR/AcrR family transcriptional regulator has translation MPAHSDSHAPSKPGGNTDTALEPVPADDTPSRRRRLEPDERRAQILSCAIDMFGERPYAAVSTAELAQRAGVARGLINHYFGNKRDLYLAVVRRMVTLPRADHMLVPSSGTIRERVEASVAWLLDTIGEHGTTWVKVTGLEGIGDDPDVQRILDEADNAAAARVVQMVGLDDSLHSAELQALVRCYGGLVKAAGREWIVRGSLDRPQVHDLLSDTLTTLITESFPKVNGTI, from the coding sequence TTGCCCGCTCACTCTGACAGTCACGCACCGTCGAAGCCCGGCGGTAACACCGACACCGCGCTCGAGCCCGTCCCCGCCGACGACACCCCGTCCCGGCGGCGACGGCTCGAACCCGACGAACGCCGCGCGCAGATCCTGTCCTGCGCCATCGACATGTTCGGCGAACGTCCCTATGCCGCTGTCTCCACCGCGGAGTTGGCCCAGCGCGCCGGGGTGGCGCGCGGGCTGATCAACCACTACTTCGGCAATAAGCGCGACCTGTACCTGGCGGTCGTGCGCCGCATGGTGACCCTGCCGCGCGCGGACCACATGCTGGTGCCCTCCTCGGGCACCATCCGTGAACGCGTGGAGGCCAGCGTCGCCTGGCTGCTGGACACCATCGGCGAGCACGGCACCACCTGGGTCAAGGTCACCGGTCTGGAGGGCATCGGCGACGACCCGGATGTGCAACGCATTCTCGACGAAGCCGACAATGCCGCCGCCGCCCGAGTCGTGCAGATGGTCGGCCTGGACGATTCCCTGCACAGCGCCGAATTGCAGGCCCTGGTGCGGTGTTACGGCGGCCTGGTGAAGGCCGCCGGACGGGAATGGATCGTGCGCGGTTCACTCGATCGCCCCCAGGTACACGATCTGCTCTCGGACACCCTCACCACGCTGATCACCGAATCGTTCCCGAAGGTCAACGGGACGATCTGA
- a CDS encoding winged helix-turn-helix transcriptional regulator: MPTKTVAQQREQRKNDYNAFVAACPTNKLMDTLGDKWTGLVLATLTGEPRRYGEISAIVAGISNKMLTQTLRTLERDGLLERHVTAQVPVRVDYSLTPLGRSLFPILNMLKNWAEENMDEVFAARTAFDTAN, from the coding sequence ATGCCCACCAAAACCGTTGCCCAGCAGCGCGAACAGCGCAAGAACGACTACAACGCGTTCGTCGCGGCGTGTCCCACCAACAAGCTCATGGACACCCTCGGCGACAAATGGACCGGACTCGTACTGGCCACCCTCACCGGTGAGCCGCGCCGGTACGGGGAGATCTCGGCGATTGTCGCGGGAATCAGCAACAAGATGCTCACCCAAACCCTGCGCACCCTGGAACGGGATGGGCTGCTCGAACGTCACGTGACCGCGCAGGTGCCGGTGCGCGTGGACTATTCACTGACCCCGTTGGGGCGCAGTCTGTTCCCGATCCTGAACATGCTCAAGAACTGGGCCGAGGAGAACATGGACGAGGTGTTCGCCGCGCGCACCGCCTTCGACACCGCGAACTGA
- a CDS encoding AraC family transcriptional regulator yields MDLLADAIAAMRVGTPHSTRTQVRAPWGQRFPPQDGAGFHVVLRGSCWLTPARGAPIRLQVGDVAFLPREMGHAIGDRPGGPPWNGTERAVLDTGRTAAGTPSEDASTTVLLCGAYRLDQSRAHPLLSELPDVIHLPARIGHHTALRGAIDLLGLELDTRNHSGVIAPLLEVLLQYMLRAWYDDQPEDTGWAGALRDPALYAALAAMHREPAAPWTVRSLGAVGGLSRSVFAQRFTAVIGTAPQTYLTWWRMTLAARMLRDTDALVRVVAERCGYTSEFAFAKAFKREFGVAPGRYRNSATSTENGDGRSGEQDQPSA; encoded by the coding sequence GTGGACCTACTCGCCGATGCCATTGCCGCGATGCGCGTGGGCACCCCGCATTCCACGCGCACCCAAGTGCGCGCACCCTGGGGACAGCGGTTCCCGCCACAGGACGGCGCGGGATTCCATGTGGTGCTGCGTGGTTCCTGCTGGCTCACGCCCGCGCGCGGCGCGCCGATCCGGCTCCAGGTCGGAGATGTGGCGTTCCTGCCCCGCGAAATGGGGCACGCCATCGGCGACAGACCCGGCGGCCCACCCTGGAACGGCACCGAGCGAGCCGTGCTCGACACCGGCCGAACAGCCGCCGGGACACCGTCCGAAGACGCCTCGACCACCGTATTGCTGTGTGGCGCATACCGGCTCGACCAATCCCGGGCGCATCCACTGCTTTCGGAACTGCCCGATGTCATCCACCTGCCCGCGCGCATCGGGCACCACACCGCACTGCGCGGGGCGATCGATCTGCTGGGCCTGGAACTCGACACCCGAAACCACTCCGGCGTGATCGCCCCGCTGTTGGAGGTGCTGCTGCAATATATGCTGCGCGCCTGGTACGACGATCAGCCCGAGGACACGGGATGGGCGGGCGCGCTGCGTGATCCGGCCCTGTATGCCGCGCTGGCGGCCATGCACCGCGAACCCGCCGCACCCTGGACCGTGCGATCGCTCGGCGCGGTCGGCGGCCTGTCGCGTTCGGTGTTCGCCCAGCGATTCACCGCCGTGATCGGCACCGCCCCGCAGACCTATCTGACCTGGTGGCGGATGACCCTGGCCGCGCGCATGCTGCGCGATACCGATGCCCTGGTGCGGGTGGTGGCCGAACGCTGCGGGTACACCTCCGAATTCGCGTTCGCCAAGGCGTTCAAACGCGAATTCGGAGTCGCCCCGGGCAGATACCGGAACTCCGCCACCTCGACGGAGAACGGTGACGGGCGGTCAGGGGAGCAGGACCAGCCGTCCGCGTAG
- a CDS encoding saccharopine dehydrogenase family protein, producing MRIAVYGATGFTGGLVVAELARRALTPVLIGRDGPRLQAAARAAGVPDAEIRIAELGESAALTAAFTDCAAVVNAAGPFTRWATPVIEAAIAAGAHYVDTSGEPHYLRTVFDTYGPAAARAGVAIVPAMADDGGPGDLIAALTAAPSGSQVDEVLIADLRRPGAVSRGTARTMAAVLSLETFEFTQGRWLAVEAAEPAPLTVPGEPDPVPVGVLTLPGVVTIPRRIPARRVRSVIRAEVAALFGALTAEVAESVPATLTDQERQASSWFMYAQATAVDGARTHGWVTGPDGYGLTAVIAVEAAVRLAAGDRAGVLSPAQAFDPRDFLDALTEHGVTWRVEQLAEIRSSR from the coding sequence ATGAGAATTGCCGTCTACGGAGCCACCGGATTCACCGGCGGTCTGGTCGTCGCCGAACTGGCTCGCCGCGCCCTCACCCCGGTCCTGATCGGCCGGGACGGGCCGAGATTGCAGGCGGCCGCGCGCGCCGCGGGTGTCCCCGATGCCGAGATCCGAATCGCGGAGCTCGGCGAGAGTGCCGCGCTCACAGCGGCTTTCACCGATTGCGCGGCCGTGGTCAATGCGGCCGGACCATTCACCCGGTGGGCCACCCCGGTCATCGAGGCCGCGATCGCGGCGGGCGCGCACTATGTGGACACCAGCGGCGAACCACACTATCTGCGCACCGTTTTCGATACCTACGGCCCCGCCGCCGCCCGGGCCGGGGTCGCCATTGTCCCGGCGATGGCCGATGACGGTGGTCCCGGTGATCTGATCGCCGCGCTCACCGCCGCACCCTCGGGCTCACAGGTCGATGAGGTCTTGATCGCGGATCTGCGCCGGCCGGGGGCGGTCTCGCGCGGCACCGCCCGCACCATGGCGGCGGTCCTGTCCTTGGAGACATTCGAGTTCACCCAGGGGCGATGGCTTGCGGTCGAGGCCGCCGAGCCCGCGCCACTGACGGTCCCGGGCGAACCGGATCCGGTGCCGGTGGGGGTGCTGACCCTGCCCGGCGTGGTCACCATCCCACGCCGGATACCCGCCCGGCGCGTGCGCAGTGTCATCCGCGCGGAGGTCGCGGCCCTGTTCGGCGCACTCACCGCGGAGGTCGCCGAATCGGTCCCGGCCACGCTCACCGATCAGGAACGCCAGGCCAGCAGTTGGTTCATGTACGCCCAGGCCACCGCCGTGGACGGTGCCCGCACACACGGCTGGGTCACCGGCCCCGACGGTTACGGCCTCACCGCGGTCATCGCCGTGGAGGCCGCGGTCCGCCTGGCCGCCGGTGACCGTGCCGGAGTGCTCAGTCCCGCACAGGCTTTCGACCCCCGCGATTTCCTGGACGCTCTCACCGAGCACGGTGTGACCTGGCGGGTCGAGCAGCTCGCCGAAATCAGATCGTCCCGTTGA
- a CDS encoding CoA transferase, whose product MSAYEALVREYESGVGISGSSMPAVDPGTNLAATLPVWSLAGGAVASFAAAADRRRVACGLTPLESVLDPARVAAAFSSERLFRVDGTPPDAFAELSGFFPTADGWVRTHANYSHHRERLLTVLGLPADADRTTAVARMAELSAAEIEDRAGDSGAIAVRVRTEHEWADSPQGRAAADGPLVAIERRDDRGPVESPTDATQMLPLRGVRVLDLTRVIAGPVATRALALLGAEVLRVDPPQLPEIPWQFLDTCQGKHSTLLDLRTELPVFTDLLSEADVLVTGYRPGALEQLGVHAAEIRPGIVHGRVSAWGERGPWGARRGFDSIVQAASGISLIEGAPGNSQVASPMGALPAQALDHASGYLLAAGVLDALTARERDGLGRDVRVALARTASWLLAAGGREPEHAPANVPESAYAVEHDRVVTAAPALSEYPDHPWPASQYGTHVPNWTLRPAGFE is encoded by the coding sequence ATGAGTGCCTACGAAGCGCTGGTCCGCGAGTACGAGTCCGGGGTCGGTATCTCCGGATCGAGTATGCCCGCCGTTGATCCGGGAACGAATTTGGCTGCGACACTGCCGGTGTGGTCGCTGGCCGGGGGCGCGGTGGCGAGCTTCGCGGCCGCGGCCGATCGGCGCAGGGTGGCGTGCGGACTCACCCCGCTGGAGAGTGTGCTCGATCCGGCCCGGGTGGCGGCCGCGTTCTCGAGTGAGCGGCTGTTCCGCGTCGACGGAACGCCGCCCGATGCCTTCGCGGAGCTGTCGGGCTTCTTCCCGACTGCGGACGGTTGGGTGCGAACGCATGCCAACTACTCGCATCACCGCGAAAGGTTGCTGACCGTACTGGGATTGCCCGCCGATGCGGATCGCACCACCGCCGTGGCACGCATGGCGGAGCTCTCCGCGGCCGAGATCGAGGACCGGGCGGGCGATTCCGGGGCCATCGCGGTTCGAGTGCGCACCGAGCACGAGTGGGCCGACAGCCCGCAGGGTAGGGCGGCGGCGGACGGCCCGCTGGTCGCGATCGAACGGCGCGATGATCGTGGACCGGTCGAATCCCCCACCGACGCAACCCAGATGCTGCCGCTGCGCGGTGTGCGGGTGCTGGATCTGACCCGGGTGATCGCCGGTCCGGTGGCCACGCGCGCGCTCGCCCTACTGGGTGCGGAGGTGTTGCGAGTGGATCCGCCACAACTGCCGGAGATTCCGTGGCAGTTCCTCGACACTTGCCAGGGCAAGCACTCCACACTGCTGGATTTACGAACCGAACTACCCGTTTTCACCGACCTGCTGAGCGAAGCGGATGTACTCGTAACAGGTTACCGACCGGGCGCTTTGGAACAACTTGGTGTACATGCGGCAGAAATTCGGCCAGGAATTGTGCACGGCCGGGTTTCGGCGTGGGGTGAGCGCGGCCCCTGGGGGGCACGACGCGGTTTCGACAGTATTGTGCAGGCCGCGTCCGGAATATCGCTCATCGAAGGCGCGCCGGGAAATTCGCAGGTTGCGTCCCCAATGGGCGCACTCCCGGCACAGGCCCTCGACCATGCCAGCGGGTATCTGCTCGCCGCCGGAGTGCTGGACGCGCTCACCGCCCGCGAACGGGATGGGCTGGGACGGGATGTGCGAGTTGCGCTGGCCCGCACCGCATCCTGGCTGTTGGCGGCGGGGGGCCGCGAGCCGGAGCACGCCCCGGCGAATGTCCCGGAATCGGCGTACGCGGTCGAACACGACCGGGTGGTGACGGCCGCGCCCGCGCTCAGCGAATATCCCGATCACCCTTGGCCCGCTTCGCAATACGGTACACATGTCCCAAACTGGACACTCCGACCGGCCGGTTTTGAGTAG
- a CDS encoding thioesterase II family protein: protein MVAHLTGTDWLRALRTDADPRAVLVCFPPGGGSAGAYRALAQRFGAGTAVFAVQYPGRQDRMAERQIPELTELAEQTVREMLRWPATTPIAIFGHSMGATVAFEAARRWEAAGRTLTHLFVSGRPAPDFMEPGRLHLESDAVLIDQLELLGNDPALLSMLREDPGFADLVLPAVRNDYRAVETYRYRPGDPLRAPITTLISTSDPTTTVAQVGEWAAHTAGAFDIVTFAGGHTYLDTPENTAAIADLVTERLRAGR, encoded by the coding sequence GTGGTGGCACATCTCACCGGCACCGACTGGCTGCGCGCATTGCGCACCGACGCGGACCCGCGCGCCGTGCTGGTGTGCTTCCCGCCCGGAGGCGGGTCGGCGGGCGCGTATCGAGCGCTGGCGCAGCGATTCGGCGCCGGGACAGCGGTATTCGCGGTGCAGTACCCGGGACGCCAGGATCGGATGGCGGAGCGGCAGATTCCCGAGCTCACCGAACTCGCCGAGCAGACCGTGCGCGAAATGCTGCGCTGGCCCGCGACCACCCCCATCGCCATCTTCGGGCACAGCATGGGCGCGACGGTCGCCTTCGAGGCCGCTCGGCGCTGGGAGGCGGCCGGCCGCACCCTGACCCACCTGTTCGTATCCGGGCGCCCCGCACCGGATTTCATGGAGCCGGGACGACTGCACCTCGAATCCGATGCCGTGCTCATCGACCAACTGGAGCTGCTGGGCAATGACCCGGCGCTACTGAGCATGCTGCGCGAGGACCCCGGATTCGCCGATCTGGTGCTACCCGCCGTCCGCAATGACTATCGGGCGGTGGAGACATACCGGTATCGGCCCGGCGACCCGTTGCGTGCGCCTATCACCACGCTGATCAGCACCTCCGACCCGACCACCACGGTGGCGCAGGTGGGGGAGTGGGCCGCGCACACCGCCGGGGCCTTCGACATCGTCACCTTCGCGGGCGGTCACACCTACCTCGACACACCCGAAAACACGGCCGCCATAGCGGATCTGGTGACCGAGCGACTGCGCGCCGGTCGCTAA
- a CDS encoding NADP-dependent oxidoreductase, with protein MRAVAFTEFGGPEVLTVLDLPTPAPAAGQILVKVVASPVNPVDTAARAGYLAGLLPARQVYVPGVEFSGVVAELGARVDGFGVGQSVIGLLPWLADPVGAAAEYVVIAAEALAPAPHSVDPVAASTLALNGITADLAVSAARLAPGQRVLVTGAAGGVGGYAVQLAAARGAQVIAVASAGDADLVRALGATDFLDRAHADIDSLRALGLDVVIDAAVRGAELIAAVRDGGRFAALLPPAAPESERGITVHTVQQSPNGPRLAELATLVDAGTLTPRVADTLPLREAGSAHARFEKGGLRGRLVLLP; from the coding sequence ATGCGTGCTGTCGCATTCACAGAATTCGGCGGGCCCGAGGTTCTCACCGTCCTCGACCTGCCCACACCCGCGCCCGCCGCGGGTCAGATACTGGTGAAAGTTGTTGCGAGCCCGGTGAATCCGGTCGATACGGCGGCCCGCGCCGGATATCTGGCCGGTCTGCTGCCCGCCCGGCAGGTGTATGTGCCCGGGGTCGAGTTCTCCGGAGTCGTCGCCGAACTCGGCGCGCGGGTGGACGGGTTCGGCGTGGGGCAATCGGTGATCGGCCTGTTGCCGTGGCTCGCGGATCCGGTCGGCGCGGCCGCCGAGTACGTGGTCATCGCCGCCGAGGCTCTCGCTCCCGCCCCGCACAGTGTGGATCCGGTCGCGGCCTCGACACTTGCGTTGAACGGCATCACCGCGGATCTGGCGGTCTCGGCCGCACGGTTGGCACCGGGGCAGCGCGTGCTGGTAACGGGTGCGGCCGGAGGCGTGGGCGGTTATGCGGTGCAGTTGGCGGCCGCGCGCGGCGCGCAGGTGATCGCGGTGGCCTCGGCCGGTGACGCGGATCTCGTACGCGCTTTGGGCGCGACCGACTTCCTCGATCGCGCCCATGCCGATATCGATTCGCTGCGCGCGCTGGGCCTGGACGTGGTCATCGACGCGGCTGTGCGCGGCGCGGAACTGATCGCCGCGGTCCGCGACGGCGGCCGTTTCGCGGCGCTGTTGCCGCCCGCCGCACCCGAATCCGAGCGCGGCATCACCGTGCACACCGTGCAACAGTCCCCCAACGGCCCGCGCCTGGCCGAATTGGCGACACTGGTCGACGCCGGAACCCTGACCCCGCGGGTCGCGGACACGCTGCCATTGCGGGAGGCCGGGTCCGCGCACGCCCGTTTCGAGAAGGGCGGACTACGCGGACGGCTGGTCCTGCTCCCCTGA
- a CDS encoding SDR family NAD(P)-dependent oxidoreductase, translating into MAENTAPAYATETTAINADELAICLRVLEQAAQLDKEHPDSVTVQRAVGHMFKKLKQRRRIEARDTVSEADKAVIAATATGSPNRIDDETAGIPISSSTTGVATAGTLLRARPCYICKQKYTQVDAFYHQLCPECAARSHGKRDARTDLTGKRALLTGGRAKIGMYIALRLLRDGAHTTVTTRFPNDAIRRFAAQPDSADWLHRLRIVGIDLRDPAQVVALADDVAAQGPLDILINNAAQTVRRSPGAYSALVEAESGPLPAGELPDVVTFGKTMQAHPTALTASLTPSLTAADITDLALVAGSATPERISQGVAIDAGGLVPDLAHTNSWVQTVGEVDATELLEVQLCNSTAPFILISRLRPAMAAAAAPRKYVVNVSAMEGVFGRAYKGAGHPHTNMAKAALNMLTRTSAREMFEADGILMTAVDTGWITDERPHYTKVRLAEEGFHAPLDLVDGAARVYDPIVRGEAGDDLYGCFLKDYEPSAW; encoded by the coding sequence ATGGCCGAGAACACCGCACCGGCGTACGCCACCGAGACCACGGCCATCAACGCCGACGAACTCGCCATTTGCTTGCGCGTCCTCGAACAGGCGGCACAGCTGGACAAAGAACACCCCGACTCCGTCACCGTGCAACGCGCCGTCGGGCACATGTTCAAAAAACTCAAGCAGCGTCGGCGCATCGAAGCCCGCGACACCGTCTCCGAAGCCGACAAAGCCGTCATCGCGGCCACCGCCACCGGATCACCCAACCGCATCGACGACGAAACCGCGGGCATCCCCATCAGCTCCAGCACCACCGGAGTCGCCACCGCCGGAACACTGCTGCGCGCCCGCCCCTGCTACATCTGCAAACAGAAATACACACAGGTCGACGCCTTCTACCACCAGCTGTGCCCCGAATGCGCCGCACGCAGCCACGGAAAACGCGATGCGCGAACCGATCTCACCGGCAAGCGCGCACTGCTCACCGGCGGCCGCGCCAAGATCGGCATGTACATCGCACTGCGACTGCTGCGCGACGGCGCGCACACCACGGTGACCACCCGATTCCCCAACGACGCCATCCGCCGCTTCGCCGCACAACCCGACAGCGCCGACTGGCTGCACCGCCTGCGCATCGTCGGCATCGACCTGCGCGATCCGGCCCAGGTCGTCGCACTCGCCGATGATGTTGCCGCACAAGGGCCCCTGGACATCCTCATCAACAACGCGGCACAGACCGTACGACGCTCCCCCGGCGCGTACAGCGCACTCGTCGAAGCCGAATCCGGGCCACTGCCCGCCGGCGAACTCCCCGACGTGGTCACCTTCGGCAAGACCATGCAGGCGCACCCGACCGCACTCACCGCCTCACTGACACCCAGCCTCACCGCCGCGGACATCACCGATCTCGCCCTCGTCGCGGGTTCGGCCACCCCCGAACGCATTTCGCAGGGCGTGGCCATCGACGCGGGCGGCCTGGTCCCGGACCTCGCGCACACCAACAGCTGGGTGCAGACCGTCGGCGAAGTCGACGCCACCGAACTACTCGAAGTGCAGCTCTGCAACTCGACCGCACCGTTCATCCTCATCTCGCGCCTGCGCCCCGCCATGGCCGCCGCGGCCGCACCCCGCAAGTACGTCGTCAACGTCTCCGCCATGGAAGGCGTCTTCGGGCGCGCGTACAAGGGCGCGGGCCACCCGCACACCAATATGGCCAAGGCCGCGCTGAACATGCTCACCCGCACCAGCGCGCGCGAAATGTTCGAAGCCGACGGCATTCTCATGACCGCGGTCGACACCGGCTGGATCACCGACGAGCGCCCGCACTACACCAAGGTCCGCCTCGCCGAGGAAGGCTTCCACGCCCCCCTCGATCTCGTCGACGGCGCGGCTCGCGTCTACGACCCGATCGTCCGCGGCGAGGCCGGCGACGACCTGTACGGCTGCTTCCTCAAGGACTACGAACCCTCCGCCTGGTGA
- a CDS encoding DUF2784 domain-containing protein, with protein MLYRLLADLTAGAHFLFVGYVVFGGFLAWRWPRTIWPHLAAFAWGFSTILFGFECPLTNLENWARHRAGDPGLPSTGFIAHYITGVLYPSGAVDLVRVLVAVCVLISWAGLAVRGRRAVRA; from the coding sequence ATGCTGTATCGGCTGCTGGCCGACCTCACCGCGGGCGCGCACTTCCTCTTCGTCGGCTATGTGGTGTTCGGTGGGTTCCTGGCGTGGCGCTGGCCGCGCACCATCTGGCCGCACCTCGCCGCCTTCGCCTGGGGTTTCAGCACCATCCTGTTCGGATTCGAGTGCCCGCTGACCAATTTGGAGAACTGGGCCAGGCATCGGGCCGGAGATCCCGGACTACCGTCGACCGGATTCATCGCCCACTACATCACCGGCGTGCTGTATCCGAGCGGTGCGGTCGATCTGGTGCGCGTTCTGGTCGCGGTCTGCGTGCTCATCTCGTGGGCGGGTCTCGCGGTGCGCGGTCGCCGGGCGGTCCGGGCATAA
- a CDS encoding TetR/AcrR family transcriptional regulator, with amino-acid sequence MVRISTGSGPRPVTREEIVDAAVRVIDRKGPRPSMDDIAREAGITKPRLYRQFADKGDLFTEISDRMTKRAFAATGSDMTLLLAPPRAALRRIFTEYSSGILEHPNVFRYLGQAPVLQQSGAGVLQLDLGRAAAGKLTRMARTIAEAVPLETSGLEYLSRALVGAVVAITDLWLSDSDRPSEAQTVEFVDQATELVWGLIDGFLRRQGIEADPDTPIFATFAEVNQARSAER; translated from the coding sequence GTGGTTCGAATCAGCACCGGATCCGGTCCGCGCCCGGTGACCCGCGAGGAGATCGTGGATGCCGCGGTGCGTGTGATCGATCGCAAGGGTCCGCGCCCGAGCATGGATGACATCGCCCGCGAGGCCGGTATCACCAAACCGCGCCTGTATCGGCAGTTCGCCGATAAGGGCGATTTGTTCACCGAGATCTCGGATCGTATGACCAAGCGCGCGTTCGCCGCGACCGGTTCGGATATGACCCTCCTGCTCGCGCCGCCGCGTGCGGCGTTGCGGCGGATCTTCACCGAGTACTCGAGTGGAATCCTGGAGCATCCCAACGTTTTTCGCTATCTGGGTCAGGCTCCGGTGTTGCAGCAGTCGGGAGCCGGGGTGCTGCAGCTGGATCTGGGTCGTGCGGCCGCGGGCAAGCTGACCAGGATGGCGCGCACGATCGCCGAGGCGGTGCCGTTGGAAACCTCGGGGCTGGAGTATCTTTCGCGCGCTCTGGTGGGTGCGGTGGTGGCGATCACCGATTTGTGGCTCTCGGATTCGGATCGTCCGAGCGAGGCGCAGACGGTCGAATTCGTCGATCAGGCCACGGAACTGGTGTGGGGTCTGATAGATGGTTTCCTGCGCCGCCAGGGTATCGAGGCGGATCCGGACACGCCGATTTTCGCCACCTTCGCCGAGGTCAATCAGGCGCGATCGGCGGAGCGTTGA